In Chitinophaga nivalis, a single genomic region encodes these proteins:
- the efp gene encoding elongation factor P, whose protein sequence is MATTADIRTGLIIKLENSLYSVVEFGQNKTARAAAKVWAKLKGVDNSRSIEHTWNSGDTIFPVRIEKKAFQFLYKDDTGYNFMDNETFEQIIMPENTIDAPQFLKDGQEVSVQINTETDQFMAVELPDKIVMLVTYSEPGVKGDTATRTLKPATVETGATVMVPLFVEEGEKIRVNTKTGEYIERVKE, encoded by the coding sequence ATGGCTACCACCGCAGATATCAGAACAGGATTAATCATCAAACTGGAAAACAGTTTGTATTCTGTTGTAGAGTTTGGTCAGAATAAAACCGCCCGTGCAGCTGCAAAGGTTTGGGCTAAATTGAAAGGCGTTGACAATAGCCGTTCCATAGAGCATACCTGGAATTCCGGAGATACCATCTTCCCGGTGCGAATTGAAAAGAAAGCTTTTCAATTCCTGTACAAAGACGATACTGGTTATAACTTCATGGATAATGAAACTTTTGAACAAATCATTATGCCTGAAAACACCATCGATGCCCCTCAGTTTTTGAAAGATGGTCAGGAAGTGAGTGTACAGATCAACACTGAAACAGATCAGTTTATGGCGGTAGAACTGCCGGATAAAATAGTAATGCTGGTTACTTACTCCGAACCAGGTGTAAAAGGCGATACTGCTACCCGTACCCTGAAACCGGCTACCGTTGAAACAGGTGCTACTGTAATGGTTCCGCTGTTTGTGGAAGAAGGGGAGAAAATTCGTGTGAACACCAAAACCGGTGAATACATCGAGAGAGTAAAAGAATAA
- a CDS encoding peroxiredoxin family protein — MRYLILVILCWLPALAKAQTTTATTTKPPYLQYPIIPAFPLTMVDGHIITKNDLRKNEKTMVFVFSVDCDHCKHLTEEVLKDIDKFKKTQILMVTPFKVEQMKEYYDRYNIKNYPNIIMASEPTRQIMYFYDLKYFPGLYIYDKKQHFVKGFEGTAKVDSLLYFLNK, encoded by the coding sequence ATGCGTTACCTGATTCTAGTTATTTTATGCTGGCTGCCCGCTTTAGCAAAGGCTCAAACCACTACTGCCACCACTACCAAACCACCTTATCTGCAATATCCAATTATTCCGGCTTTTCCGCTGACGATGGTAGATGGACACATCATTACCAAAAATGACCTGCGGAAAAATGAAAAAACCATGGTATTTGTTTTCAGCGTAGATTGTGATCACTGTAAGCACCTGACCGAAGAAGTGTTGAAAGATATTGACAAGTTCAAAAAAACACAGATCCTGATGGTAACCCCCTTCAAGGTAGAGCAAATGAAGGAATATTATGATCGTTATAATATCAAAAACTATCCGAATATCATCATGGCCAGTGAACCCACCCGCCAGATCATGTACTTTTATGACCTGAAATATTTCCCGGGATTATATATATATGATAAAAAACAGCATTTCGTAAAGGGTTTTGAGGGAACAGCTAAGGTAGATTCCCTGCTGTATTTCCTGAACAAATAA
- a CDS encoding MarR family winged helix-turn-helix transcriptional regulator, producing MSNLEKLITQKTFENENQRGLISLIFVGNWITSRHQQFFKQYDITMQQFNILRILRGQHPKAASINVLKERMLDKMSDVSRLVERLRKTDLVERKSCEMDRRAVDVRITAKGLELLKTIDTELGRLDDAFKSLNEKEVQQLNKLLDKMLESYH from the coding sequence ATGTCTAATCTTGAAAAACTAATCACACAAAAAACCTTCGAAAATGAAAACCAGCGGGGTTTAATCAGCCTCATATTTGTAGGTAACTGGATCACCTCCCGACATCAGCAATTTTTTAAGCAATATGATATCACCATGCAGCAGTTCAACATTTTGCGTATTCTGCGTGGCCAACACCCTAAAGCGGCAAGTATCAACGTATTAAAGGAAAGAATGCTGGACAAAATGAGCGATGTTTCCCGGCTGGTAGAAAGACTGCGGAAAACAGACCTCGTAGAACGTAAAAGCTGCGAAATGGACCGGCGTGCAGTAGATGTGCGTATCACGGCCAAAGGACTGGAGCTGCTTAAAACCATTGATACAGAACTCGGCCGGCTGGACGATGCATTCAAATCATTGAATGAAAAAGAAGTCCAGCAGCTCAATAAACTGCTGGACAAAATGCTCGAAAGCTATCATTAA
- the mdh gene encoding malate dehydrogenase, translating to MKVTVVGAGNVGATCANVLAHRDFLQEVVLLDIKEGTAEGKALDTWQQAPIDYYSTKVTGVTNDYAKTANSDVVVITSGLPRKPGMSRDDLISTNANIVKSVTENITKHSPEAIIIVVSNPLDVMTYCAFLTAKKDSSKVFGMAGILDTARYRAFLADEIGCSPKDIQAILMGGHGDTMVPLPRYTTVAGIPVTELVAADKLEAIIQRTKVGGGEIVNLLGTSAWYAPGAAAAQMVEAIVKDEKRIFPVCAWLTGQYNLKDIYLGVPVVLGKKGIEKIIELQLNDEEKASLNTSAQHVKEVMDVLDKMQSATA from the coding sequence ATGAAAGTTACCGTAGTAGGAGCCGGAAATGTGGGCGCAACCTGTGCCAACGTGTTGGCCCACAGAGATTTTCTGCAGGAGGTGGTTTTATTGGATATTAAGGAAGGAACAGCTGAAGGAAAGGCACTTGATACCTGGCAACAGGCTCCCATCGATTATTACAGCACCAAAGTTACCGGCGTTACCAACGATTACGCTAAAACAGCCAACAGTGACGTAGTAGTAATTACTTCCGGCTTACCCCGTAAACCTGGTATGAGCCGCGACGACCTGATTTCTACGAATGCCAACATCGTAAAATCTGTTACCGAAAATATCACCAAACATTCTCCGGAAGCCATTATTATTGTAGTGAGCAACCCACTGGATGTGATGACCTATTGTGCTTTCCTGACTGCCAAAAAAGACAGCAGCAAAGTATTCGGTATGGCTGGTATCCTGGATACTGCCCGTTACCGTGCTTTCCTGGCCGACGAAATTGGCTGTTCACCTAAAGATATCCAGGCAATACTCATGGGTGGCCACGGCGATACCATGGTGCCACTGCCCCGTTACACTACTGTAGCCGGTATTCCGGTAACAGAACTGGTAGCAGCAGATAAACTCGAAGCGATCATCCAACGCACCAAAGTAGGCGGCGGCGAAATCGTAAACCTCCTGGGCACTTCCGCCTGGTACGCACCAGGTGCTGCAGCAGCACAGATGGTAGAAGCCATCGTAAAAGATGAAAAACGTATATTCCCTGTATGTGCATGGCTCACCGGCCAGTATAACCTGAAAGATATTTACCTGGGAGTACCTGTAGTTTTAGGCAAAAAAGGCATCGAAAAAATCATTGAACTGCAACTCAACGATGAAGAAAAAGCTTCCCTGAATACTTCCGCCCAACACGTAAAAGAAGTGATGGACGTATTGGATAAAATGCAGTCTGCTACTGCATAG
- the accB gene encoding acetyl-CoA carboxylase biotin carboxyl carrier protein, with protein MDFKQIQELVKMINKSNISELSIEQDKFKITIKQKDNEVQQVIAVPAAAAPVQTVAAAAPVAAPVAVAAPAATAPAAAAKADNLVTIKSPMIGTFYRSAGPDKAAFVNVGDEVASGKVVCIIEAMKLFNEIESEVSGKIVKVLVDDASPVEYDQPLFLVEP; from the coding sequence ATGGACTTTAAACAGATTCAGGAACTGGTAAAAATGATCAACAAATCAAATATCAGTGAACTGAGCATTGAACAGGACAAGTTTAAGATTACAATAAAACAGAAAGATAACGAAGTACAACAGGTTATCGCAGTGCCTGCCGCCGCAGCGCCTGTACAAACAGTAGCCGCTGCAGCTCCTGTAGCAGCCCCTGTAGCCGTTGCTGCTCCTGCCGCCACAGCACCTGCTGCCGCTGCTAAAGCAGACAACCTGGTTACTATCAAATCACCCATGATCGGTACCTTCTACCGCAGCGCTGGTCCAGACAAAGCTGCTTTCGTAAACGTTGGTGACGAAGTAGCTTCCGGTAAAGTAGTTTGCATTATCGAAGCCATGAAATTATTCAACGAAATCGAAAGTGAAGTGAGTGGTAAAATCGTGAAGGTATTGGTAGACGATGCTTCTCCGGTAGAATATGATCAACCTTTGTTTTTAGTTGAACCGTAA
- a CDS encoding MFS transporter — MKTESRSVSIFNIAVIVASLGYFVDIYDLLLFTIVRVPSLKELGLPQSEIDAGAGLLLINIQMLGLLVGGIFWGIIGDKKGRLSVLFGSILIYSVANIANGFVHSINGYLLWRFVAGFGLAGELGAGITLVSEILPKEKRGYGTMIVATVGVSGAVAANLIAKLVENWRICYFIGGGLGLALLILRVSVMESQMFNQVKATSAARGSFFSLFTQKDRFLKYLKCLLLGTPTWFVVGILIAFSNKFAAIMQVQGSINPGDAVAFCYAGLTVGDFATGYLSQVWKSRRKVMLLFLVFTAIMVAIYLNMHGATQAAFYTVCTLLGFSVGFWTIFVTIAAESFGTNLRATVATTVPNFARGMLPLISILFIKTQNYFTFLQSGAIVAVICIGIAVITAWKIEETFGKDLNYLEEI, encoded by the coding sequence ATAGCGGTGATCGTGGCATCACTGGGCTATTTTGTAGACATTTACGATCTCCTGCTATTTACCATTGTGCGGGTACCCAGCTTAAAGGAATTAGGCCTGCCACAAAGTGAAATCGATGCCGGTGCGGGATTGCTGCTGATCAACATTCAAATGCTGGGACTACTCGTCGGCGGTATCTTCTGGGGGATCATCGGCGATAAAAAAGGACGACTCAGTGTCTTATTCGGTTCCATCCTTATTTATTCTGTTGCCAATATTGCCAATGGTTTTGTGCATAGCATCAATGGTTATCTGCTGTGGCGCTTCGTGGCAGGCTTCGGCCTGGCCGGAGAACTGGGCGCAGGGATTACCCTGGTATCAGAAATACTACCGAAGGAAAAGCGCGGCTATGGTACCATGATTGTGGCTACAGTAGGCGTTTCCGGTGCGGTGGCGGCCAACCTCATTGCCAAGCTGGTAGAAAACTGGCGGATCTGTTATTTCATTGGCGGCGGACTGGGATTGGCGTTGCTGATCCTGCGGGTGAGTGTAATGGAGTCGCAGATGTTTAACCAGGTGAAGGCAACTTCGGCGGCGAGAGGGAGCTTTTTTTCCTTATTTACCCAAAAAGACCGTTTTTTGAAATACCTGAAATGTTTATTGTTAGGTACCCCTACCTGGTTTGTGGTAGGTATCCTGATAGCTTTCTCCAATAAATTTGCGGCTATCATGCAGGTACAGGGCAGTATTAATCCTGGTGACGCAGTGGCTTTTTGTTATGCCGGGTTAACGGTGGGCGATTTTGCCACCGGTTATCTCAGTCAGGTATGGAAAAGCCGCCGGAAGGTGATGCTGTTATTCCTGGTGTTCACGGCTATTATGGTGGCCATATACCTGAATATGCACGGCGCTACGCAGGCGGCATTTTATACGGTATGCACCCTGCTGGGATTCAGTGTGGGCTTCTGGACTATTTTCGTCACCATAGCTGCCGAAAGTTTTGGTACGAATCTGAGAGCCACGGTGGCTACGACGGTACCTAACTTTGCCCGCGGCATGTTACCCTTGATTTCTATATTGTTTATTAAAACACAAAACTACTTTACGTTCTTACAAAGCGGAGCTATTGTTGCAGTGATCTGTATTGGGATTGCGGTGATCACCGCCTGGAAGATCGAAGAAACATTTGGGAAAGATCTCAATTACCTGGAAGAAATATAA